A window of Octopus sinensis linkage group LG29, ASM634580v1, whole genome shotgun sequence contains these coding sequences:
- the LOC115226159 gene encoding putative ankyrin repeat protein RF_0381 produces MDFDNGDIEGAENIIKKNKDEINQTGFFGETYLMAACKPGNTVVINWLIDARTDLDTRDIFGHTALHYYVIGRIHKIPMVTHFCPCPIPLDTQTLFTSSRITSALM; encoded by the exons ATGGACTTTGACAATGGTGACATCGAAGGTGCCGAAAACATTATcaagaaaaataaagatgaa ATTAACCAAACAGGTTTTTTTGGTGAAACGTACCTCATGGCTGCTTGTAAACCGGGCAATACAGTTGTAATAAATTGGTTAATTGATGCCCGAACTGATTTGGACACAAGAGACATCTTTGGTCACACAGCTTTACATTATTATGTGATTGG ACGAATCCACAAAATTCCGATGGTCACACACTTCTGCCCATGTCCAATTCCTTTGGACACACAGACGCTGTTCACATCTTCTCGAATCACCTCGGCATTGATGTGA
- the LOC115226148 gene encoding zinc finger protein 160, translating into MGKSLKCTSCEKTFKYNYLLLQHLKSHSSDGPLYPCSCCPQIFSDFEQFSTHQLIHSTDTREKNYIPNFQSTAYLGMNDSVSMNVGKLQQHHQQQQQQQRMGSLPGQTSTSSSKCQMCYRSFDSFEELNEHMVVHVLGGSGVPSPLDSNMTYPKYYVENNFGNSSSIGGGGSSTTASTPEPPSNDITSNRAGLRDRPRVGIKQCQNCEKSFKNLSELQSHECMYSGERLFKCEYCGASFTDSVKLDQHVKTHSQSQPQGRLLKCTFCNRAFAEAGKLQRHQRTHTGDRPYKCTRCQKQFRTSGALNVHQRIHTGARPYQCDQCGDTFTTSSSLVAHKRTHSGERPFRCSLCPKAFTTSGNLTVHLRSHTDEKPYHATCAARRSPRTATSTCTCARTRGSGRSSATSARRPSPCPETSASTSRPTTSPRRR; encoded by the coding sequence ATGGGAAAAAGTTTGAAGTGCACCAGCTGTGAGAAAACgttcaaatataattatttgttacTTCAGCACCTGAAGAGCCATTCCAGTGACGGTCCATTGTATCCTTGCAGTTGTTGTCCACAGATATTTTCCGATTTTGAGCAGTTCTCCACTCACCAGCTGATCCACAGCACGGACACGAGGGAGAAGAATTATATTCCGAATTTCCAAAGCACTGCTTACCTGGGCATGAACGACAGCGTGAGTATGAACGTGGGGAAACttcagcaacatcatcaacaacagcagcagcagcagcgaatgGGGTCGCTTCCAGGACAGACCTCGACTTCGTCGTCCAAGTGCCAGATGTGTTATCGCAGCTTTGACAGCTTCGAAGAACTCAACGAGCACATGGTTGTGCACGTCCTCGGTGGCTCCGGGGTGCCGTCGCCCCTCGACAGCAACATGACCTACCCCAAGTATTACGTGGAGAACAACTTTGgaaacagcagcagcattggCGGTGGTGGGAGTAGTACTACGGCCAGCACGCCTGAGCCGCCGAGCAATGACATTACGTCAAACAGAGCCGGGTTGAGAGACAGGCCCCGCGTTGGCATCAAGCAGTGCCAAAATTGTGAGAAGAGCTTCAAGAACCTCTCTGAACTGCAGTCACACGAGTGTATGTACTCGGGCGAGAGGCTTTTCAAGTGTGAGTACTGCGGGGCTTCGTTTACAGACAGCGTGAAGCTCGACCAACACGTGAAGACGCACTCACAGTCGCAGCCCCAGGGTCGGCTGTTGAAGTGCACCTTCTGCAACCGGGCGTTCGCCGAGGCCGGGAAACTGCAACGGCACCAGCGAACACACACGGGGGACCGGCCCTACAAATGCACGCGCTGTCAGAAGCAGTTCCGCACGTCTGGCGCACTGAACGTGCACCAGCGGATTCATACCGGGGCGAGACCCTATCAGTGTGACCAGTGCGGAGACACGTTCACAACTTCGAGCAGCCTGGTGGCGCATAAGCGCACACACAGCGGGGAGCGGCCCTTCCGCTGTTCACTGTGTCCAAAGGCGTTCACGACATCCGGTAACCTTACTGTGCATTTGCGGTCGCACACCGACGAGAAACCCTACCATGCGACGTGTGCCGCAAGGCGTTCACCACGTACGGCAACCTCAACGTGCACCTGCGCACGCACACGGGGGAGCGGCCGTTCAAGTGCGACTTCTGCCAGAAGACCTTCTCCGTGTCCGGAAACCTCAGCGTCCACCTCAAGACCCACAACAAGTCCTCGGCGTCGTTGA